The Coffea arabica cultivar ET-39 chromosome 8e, Coffea Arabica ET-39 HiFi, whole genome shotgun sequence genome window below encodes:
- the LOC140012509 gene encoding AT-hook motif nuclear-localized protein 23-like has product MAGLDLGTASRFIHHHQQPQPQLHHRPSDLHLQHNTQRTLEDEDDFPSDDHQDADASHQLDLIGANSGGPGDIVARRPRGRPPGSKNKPRPPVIITRESANTLRAHILEVGNGCDIFDCVSSYARRRQRGICILSGSGTVTNVSLRQPAAAGAIVTLHGRFEILSLSGSFLPPPAPPGATSLTIFLAGGQGQVVGGSVVGELTAAGPVIVIAASFTNVAYERLPLDEDEQLQIQPPVSQAGSVAAAGGGGGGGGGGGVSSHAFPDPSSGLPFFNLPLNMPNLPVDGWTGNTAVRPPF; this is encoded by the coding sequence ATGGCCGGTTTAGATTTAGGCACGGCTTCTCGTTTCATCCACCACCACCAGCAGCCACAGCCGCAGCTCCACCACCGCCCTTCAGACTTGCATCTCCAGCATAATACTCAAAGAACACTAGAGGATGAAGATGATTTTCCCAGTGATGATCACCAAGATGCAGATGCATCCCATCAGCTCGACCTTATAGGGGCAAATTCCGGGGGTCCCGGGGATATCGTAGCTCGAAGGCCTCGAGGACGACCCCCGGGATCCAAGAACAAGCCCAGACCACCAGTGATTATAACCAGGGAAAGTGCCAATACTTTGAGAGCACATATTCTTGAAGTCGGCAATGGCTGTGATATTTTTGACTGTGTTTCGTCTTATGCTCGTCGGAGACAACGTGGGATCTGCATACTAAGTGGGAGTGGAACAGTCACAAATGTTAGTCTTCGACAGCCAGCTGCAGCTGGTGCTATAGTAACCCTGCATGGGAGGTTTGAGATTCTATCGCTTTCGGGATCCTTTTTGCCTCCACCTGCACCACCGGGCGCCACGAGCTTGACTATATTCTTGGCTGGCGGGCAAGGCCAGGTTGTTGGTGGGAGTGTGGTGGGAGAGTTGACGGCTGCTGGGCCGGTTATCGTTATCGCGGCGTCGTTTACTAATGTTGCTTATGAGAGGTTGCCTTTGGATGAAGATGAGCAACTGCAGATTCAACCGCCAGTGTCTCAAGCTGGTTCTGTTGCTGCtgcaggtggtggtggtggtggaggtggaggaGGAGGGGTTAGTAGTCATGCTTTTCCGGACCCCTCTTCTGGGCTTCCATTCTTCAATTTGCCTCTCAATATGCCTAATTTGCCAGTTGATGGATGGACCGGAAACACAGCTGTTCGACCTCCATTTTAG